A region from the Aegilops tauschii subsp. strangulata cultivar AL8/78 chromosome 5, Aet v6.0, whole genome shotgun sequence genome encodes:
- the LOC109747965 gene encoding protein TRIGALACTOSYLDIACYLGLYCEROL 2, chloroplastic has translation MAAAANPRVTGAPPAPLLLPPRLLRCAAGRSRGRRGTLLAAALRGVPSGTGPPTGPQCGAALLVGVPWATAARRRRRPATSLAGEGALPAPALALTPSARRPLLPLRHRFLCCTNTATSSDGEASPSPDGGKNPLALIVELWRRTVQPLGDYGFGKRSVWEGGVGLFMVSGAVLLALALAWLRGFQLRSRFRKYNAVFEFSQACGICVGTPLRIRGVTIGSVVRVDSSLRSIDAYVEVEDDKIIVPRNSLVEVNQSGLLMETMIDITPKDPLPTPSVGPLDTDCSKEGLILCDKERMKGHQGVSLDALVGIFTRLGRDMEEIGVQKSFKLAEKVASIMEEAQPLLSRIEALAEEVQPLLSEVRESDLVKDVETIAKGLAEASGDLRRLKSSMLTPENSDLIKQSIFTLIFTLKNIESISSDISGFTGDEATRQNIKLLIKSLSRLL, from the exons ATGGCCGCGGCGGCGAATCCTAGGGTCACGGGCGCACCTCCCGCGCCCCTGCTGCTCCCTCCACGGCTCCTCCGTTGCGCGGCCGGAAGGAGCCGCGGCCGGCGTGGGACGTTGCTCGCCGCCGCCCTCCGAGGCGTGCCGTCGGGAACTGGGCCACCGACAGGGCCACAGTGCGGAGCAGCGCTGTTGGTGGGCGTGCCCTGGGCGACCGCGGCACGGAGACGGCGCCGTCCGGCCACCAGTTTGGCCGGCGAAGGAGCTCTGCCCGCGCCGGCGCTCGCCCTGACGCCTTCCGCGCGGCGGCCTCTTCTTCCACTCCGCCATAG ATTCTTGTGTTGCACGAATACGGCAACCTCGAGTGACGGCGAAGCGTCGCCTTCGCCTGATGGCGGCAAGAACCCGTTGGCCCTGATCGTCGAGCTGTGGCGCCGGACGGTGCAACCGCTAGGGGATTACGGATTCGGGAAGCGCAGCGTGTGGGAAGGCGGCGTGGGACTCTTCATGGTCTCCGGGGCAGTCCTGCTGGCGCTCGCGCTCGCGTGGCTCCGGGGTTTCCAGCTGCGGTCGCGGTTCCGCAAGTACAACGCCGTGTTCGAGTTCAGCCAGGCATGCGGGATTTGCGTGGGCACGCCCCTCAGGATACGCGGGGTCACCATTGGGAGCGTCGTCCGTGTCGACTCTTCGCTCAGGAGTATTGATGCATATGTTGAG GTTGAAGATGATAAAATTATCGTGCCCCGTAATTCATTGGTTGAGGTGAATCAATCTGGTCTCCTAATGGAGACAATGATTGACATTACACCAAAAGATCCACTCCCTACACCTTCAGTTGGTCCACTTGACACAGACTGTTCCAAAGAAGGCTTAATCCTTTGTGACAAAGAGAGAATGAAAGGACATCAAGGAGTAAGCTTAGATGCACTGGTTGGTATATTTACCCGTCTAGGAAGAGACATGGAGGAAATTGGTGTTCAAAAAAGCTTCAAGTTGGCGGAAAAGGTTGCATCTATAATGGAAGAAGCACAACCTCTCCTTTCACGG ATTGAAGCATTAGCTGAAGAAGTTCAACCTTTGCTCTCGGAGGTGCGTGAGAGTGATCTGGTGAAGGATGTGGAAACCATAGCTAAAGGTCTGGCTGAGGCATCCGGCGATTTAAG AAGGTTGAAGTCTTCCATGCTTACCCCTGAGAACAGTGATCTAATCAAGCAGTCTATTTTCACCCTTATATTTACTTTGAAGAACATTGAG AGTATCAGCTCAGACATCTCTGGTTTCACTGGCGATGAGGCGACACGACAGAACATCAAGCTGCTGATTAAGTCACTTAGCAGACTATTGTGA